Proteins from one Lachnospiraceae bacterium KGMB03038 genomic window:
- a CDS encoding helix-turn-helix transcriptional regulator → MISFEPFRKLLKEKGISTYYLRHKCGLYNLDSKTIQRLMADESVSTNTLNALCNIFDCDISEIVQFIPDNNISQNE, encoded by the coding sequence ATGATTTCATTTGAGCCTTTCAGAAAATTATTAAAAGAAAAAGGCATCAGCACCTATTATCTAAGACATAAATGTGGATTATATAATTTGGATAGTAAAACAATTCAAAGACTTATGGCTGACGAATCAGTTTCAACAAACACTCTAAATGCTTTATGCAATATTTTTGATTGTGATATTTCGGAGATTGTACAATTCATTCCAGACAACAATATTTCTCAAAACGAATGA
- the nudC gene encoding NAD(+) diphosphatase — MIQDIQPYQYDNVYHPALPQAQDFLLCYKGNRTLVKQNGEKIVFPTFQDAEKGWEKERESLYQGAVYLFSIRRPDESGGKETALKEIRFYLHPEVEGRRLEADGFAWEDNWLFRTAKPKYLRFAGITGWQLFRWYESHRFCGRCGVPMVRDEKERMMRCPECGLMEFPKICPAVIIGVTHGNKILMSKYAGRDFKEYALLAGFCEVGETIEETVKREVMEEVGLKVKNITYFKSQPWSFSDTLLMGFFCELDGDGTISIDQEELSMAEWFEREDMPVKEEDLSLTNAMMMAFKEGKI; from the coding sequence ATGATACAGGATATACAGCCATATCAATATGATAACGTCTATCACCCGGCGCTGCCGCAAGCACAGGATTTCCTGCTGTGCTATAAGGGAAACCGGACCCTGGTGAAACAAAATGGGGAGAAGATTGTTTTCCCGACTTTCCAGGACGCGGAAAAGGGGTGGGAAAAGGAGAGAGAGTCGCTGTACCAGGGAGCGGTCTATCTGTTTTCCATCCGGCGTCCCGATGAGTCTGGCGGGAAGGAAACGGCTCTTAAAGAGATCCGATTCTATCTCCACCCGGAGGTGGAAGGCCGCAGACTAGAGGCGGACGGATTTGCCTGGGAAGACAATTGGCTGTTCCGGACAGCAAAACCCAAATATCTGCGATTTGCCGGCATTACCGGATGGCAGTTGTTCCGCTGGTATGAGAGCCATCGGTTCTGCGGCCGCTGCGGAGTCCCTATGGTGCGCGATGAGAAGGAACGGATGATGCGCTGCCCGGAATGTGGATTGATGGAATTTCCCAAGATCTGCCCGGCGGTGATCATTGGCGTGACCCACGGCAATAAGATCCTGATGTCCAAATACGCGGGGAGGGATTTCAAAGAGTACGCTCTTTTGGCAGGCTTTTGCGAGGTGGGGGAAACCATTGAAGAGACGGTAAAGCGGGAAGTAATGGAGGAAGTGGGGCTGAAGGTGAAAAATATTACATACTTTAAGAGCCAGCCCTGGTCCTTTTCAGATACCTTGCTGATGGGATTCTTCTGCGAACTGGATGGGGATGGGACAATCTCCATAGACCAGGAAGAACTTTCCATGGCGGAATGGTTTGAGCGGGAGGATATGCCGGTGAAGGAAGAAGACTTAAGCCTGACCAATGCTATGATGATGGCGTTTAAAGAGGGAAAAATATAA
- a CDS encoding DNA topoisomerase 4 subunit A, giving the protein MQNSQIIRTEYSDVMKKSYIDYAMSVIVSRALPDVRDGLKPVQRRTLYDMHELGLKADRPYRKCARIVGDTMGKYHPHGDSSIYEALVVMAQDFKKGTVLVDGHGNFGSIEGDGAAAMRYTEARLAKITQEAYLQDLDKDIVNFVPNFDETEKEPEVLPVRVPNLLVNGAEGIAVGMATSIPTHNLGEVIDGVKAYMKNNEISTRQLMKYIKGPDFPTGGIVVNKDDLLQIYETGTGKIKLRGKVEVEELKGGRSQIVISEIPYTMIGTGIGKFLNDVYGLVESKKTSDITDISNQSSKEGIRIVIELKRGADAENLINMLYKKTRLEDTFGVNMLAVADGRPETMGLKKIIEHHVDFQFELATRKYQTLLAKEKDKKEIQEGLIKACDVIDLIIEILRGSQSVKDAKACLTNGVTENIKFKSSISKKMAAMLRFTERQATAILEMRLYRLIGLEIEALMKEHEETLKNIERYEDILNNYESMADVIIQDLDQLKKEFSWKRRTQIENAQEAVFEEKKIEEQEVIFLMDRFGYAKTVDRATYERNREAADSENKYVISCLNTGKLCIFTADGKMHQVKVLDLPFGKFRDKGQPIDNVSNYDSTQEEIIYICDAEQMRFAQLLFATRMGMIKKVSGTEFQVSKRTIAATKLQAEDAVVSVQVVSDSQQVVLRTKEGYFLRFGAEEVSEKKKGAVGVRGIRLKKKDELEEVYLFEEGTETKVQFGDREITLNRLKAAKRDGTGTKAR; this is encoded by the coding sequence ATGCAGAATTCACAGATCATAAGAACCGAGTATTCGGACGTGATGAAAAAATCCTATATCGATTATGCCATGAGCGTGATCGTTTCCAGAGCGCTTCCAGATGTGCGGGACGGCTTAAAGCCGGTCCAGAGAAGGACGCTCTATGATATGCATGAACTGGGGCTGAAAGCCGACCGTCCTTACCGGAAATGCGCCCGTATCGTGGGAGACACCATGGGTAAATATCATCCCCATGGGGACAGCTCCATCTATGAAGCCCTGGTGGTGATGGCCCAGGATTTTAAGAAAGGGACGGTACTGGTAGACGGCCACGGAAACTTTGGCTCTATTGAGGGCGACGGGGCGGCGGCTATGCGTTACACGGAAGCCCGGCTGGCCAAGATCACTCAGGAAGCCTACCTGCAGGATTTGGACAAAGATATTGTGAACTTTGTCCCTAATTTTGATGAGACGGAGAAAGAGCCGGAAGTACTTCCGGTGAGAGTCCCGAATCTTCTGGTCAACGGGGCGGAAGGCATCGCCGTAGGCATGGCCACGAGCATCCCAACCCACAACCTGGGAGAAGTGATCGACGGCGTGAAAGCCTATATGAAGAATAACGAGATCAGCACCAGGCAGCTGATGAAATATATCAAGGGGCCGGATTTCCCCACCGGAGGGATCGTAGTAAACAAAGACGATCTGCTCCAGATCTACGAGACCGGGACAGGCAAGATCAAGCTGCGCGGCAAAGTGGAAGTAGAAGAATTAAAAGGCGGCCGCAGCCAGATCGTGATCTCAGAGATTCCTTATACCATGATCGGAACTGGCATCGGCAAGTTCCTAAACGACGTCTATGGATTGGTGGAATCTAAGAAGACCAGCGATATCACCGACATTTCCAATCAGTCTTCCAAAGAAGGCATCCGCATCGTGATCGAACTGAAGCGGGGGGCAGACGCGGAAAATCTGATCAACATGCTCTATAAAAAGACCAGGCTTGAGGATACCTTCGGCGTAAATATGCTGGCGGTGGCAGACGGCCGGCCGGAGACCATGGGCTTAAAGAAGATCATCGAGCATCATGTGGACTTCCAGTTTGAACTGGCCACCCGGAAATACCAGACGCTTTTAGCGAAAGAAAAGGATAAAAAAGAGATCCAGGAAGGATTGATCAAGGCCTGCGATGTGATCGACCTGATCATTGAGATCTTAAGGGGCAGCCAGTCGGTAAAAGATGCCAAGGCATGTCTGACAAACGGCGTGACAGAGAATATTAAGTTCAAATCCAGCATCTCCAAGAAGATGGCGGCCATGCTCCGTTTTACTGAGCGCCAGGCTACAGCGATCCTGGAAATGCGTCTCTACCGTCTGATCGGCCTGGAGATCGAAGCCTTGATGAAGGAACATGAGGAAACCCTGAAGAATATTGAACGCTATGAGGATATCCTGAATAATTATGAGTCGATGGCGGATGTGATCATCCAGGACTTAGACCAGTTGAAAAAAGAATTCTCCTGGAAGCGGAGAACTCAGATCGAGAACGCCCAGGAAGCGGTGTTTGAAGAGAAGAAGATCGAGGAGCAGGAGGTTATCTTCCTGATGGACCGGTTTGGATACGCGAAAACCGTAGACCGGGCGACTTATGAGAGAAATCGGGAGGCGGCGGATTCCGAGAACAAATACGTGATCAGCTGTCTGAATACAGGAAAGCTTTGCATTTTCACGGCGGATGGGAAGATGCATCAGGTCAAAGTGCTGGATCTTCCCTTTGGAAAGTTCCGGGATAAAGGCCAGCCTATAGACAATGTGAGCAACTATGACAGTACCCAGGAAGAGATCATCTATATCTGCGATGCGGAACAGATGCGCTTTGCCCAGCTTTTGTTTGCCACCCGGATGGGAATGATCAAGAAGGTGTCAGGAACAGAATTCCAGGTGTCCAAACGGACCATTGCCGCCACCAAGCTGCAGGCGGAGGATGCTGTGGTGAGCGTACAGGTAGTAAGCGACAGCCAGCAGGTAGTCCTTCGGACAAAAGAAGGATATTTTCTGCGGTTTGGGGCGGAAGAGGTGTCAGAGAAGAAGAAAGGCGCCGTGGGCGTGAGGGGCATCCGCTTAAAGAAAAAAGATGAACTGGAAGAGGTGTATCTGTTTGAGGAAGGAACAGAGACGAAAGTCCAGTTTGGAGACCGGGAGATCACGCTGAACCGCCTTAAGGCAGCGAAGCGGGATGGAACGGGAACGAAAGCGAGGTAG
- a CDS encoding DNA gyrase subunit B yields the protein MAKKNTYDADSIAILEGLEAVRKRPGMYIGSVSTKGLNHLIYEIVDNSVDEHLAGYCSEIRVTLERDGSATVADNGRGVPVDLHAKGVSAERVVYTTLHAGGKFDDSVYKTSGGLHGVGSSVVNALSAYMDVEISRDGYVHHDRYERGVPVIELEDGLLPKTGKTRKTGTKINFLPDDTIFEKTRFRAEEVKSRMHETAYLNPELTIIFEDLRGETKEHIVYHEPEGILGFIRDLNSKKETVHEPVYFKGEAEGIQVEVVFQYVNEFHENVLGFCNNIYNGEGGTHLTGFKTTFTTVINQYARELGILKEKDANFTGADVRNGMTAIVSIKHPDPRFEGQTKTKLDNPDASRAVSKVAGDEIVRYFDRNLENLKKVIGCAEKAAKIRKTEEKAKTNLLTKQKYSFDSNGKLANCESRDPSKCEIFIVEGDSAGGSAKTARDRMYQAILPIRGKILNVEKASIDKILANAEIKTMINAFGCGFSEGYGNDFDISKLRYDKIIIMADADVDGAHISTLLLTLFYRFMPELIYEGHVYIAMPPLYKAMPKKGEEEYLYDDKALEHYRKTHDGPFTLQRYKGLGEMDAQQLWETTLNPESRMLKLVEIEDARMASGVTEMLMGTEVPPRRTFIYENALEAELDV from the coding sequence ATGGCGAAGAAGAATACATATGATGCGGACAGTATTGCGATATTGGAAGGCCTGGAAGCGGTACGGAAACGGCCGGGCATGTATATCGGAAGTGTGTCCACCAAAGGCCTGAACCATCTGATCTACGAGATCGTGGATAATTCTGTGGATGAACATTTGGCGGGATACTGCAGCGAGATCCGAGTGACCCTAGAGCGGGACGGTTCAGCCACGGTCGCCGACAACGGACGGGGAGTTCCAGTGGATCTTCACGCAAAAGGCGTGTCCGCAGAGCGTGTCGTATATACCACTCTTCACGCGGGAGGAAAATTTGATGATTCTGTCTATAAGACCAGCGGCGGGCTTCACGGTGTGGGCTCATCGGTGGTCAACGCCTTGTCTGCTTACATGGACGTAGAGATCAGCCGGGACGGGTATGTCCACCATGACCGCTATGAGCGCGGCGTGCCGGTGATAGAATTGGAAGACGGGCTGCTTCCTAAGACCGGGAAGACCCGCAAGACAGGGACGAAGATCAATTTCCTGCCGGACGATACAATCTTTGAGAAGACCCGGTTCCGCGCGGAGGAAGTGAAGAGCCGGATGCATGAGACGGCCTATCTGAACCCGGAGCTTACGATCATCTTTGAAGATCTGCGGGGAGAGACGAAAGAACATATCGTCTATCATGAGCCGGAGGGTATCCTTGGATTTATCCGGGATCTGAACTCCAAGAAAGAAACGGTCCATGAGCCGGTGTATTTTAAAGGAGAGGCGGAGGGTATACAGGTGGAAGTGGTCTTCCAGTATGTCAACGAGTTTCATGAAAATGTGCTGGGGTTCTGCAACAACATCTATAATGGAGAGGGAGGAACCCATCTGACCGGATTCAAGACTACCTTTACCACAGTGATCAACCAGTACGCCAGAGAATTGGGAATCCTGAAAGAGAAAGACGCTAACTTTACCGGCGCCGATGTAAGGAACGGCATGACGGCTATCGTTTCGATCAAGCATCCAGACCCCCGGTTTGAGGGGCAGACGAAGACAAAGCTGGACAACCCGGATGCCTCCCGCGCGGTCAGCAAGGTGGCGGGAGACGAGATCGTGCGGTATTTTGACCGGAACCTGGAGAACTTAAAGAAAGTCATCGGCTGCGCGGAGAAAGCGGCCAAGATCCGGAAAACAGAAGAGAAGGCGAAGACCAATCTTTTGACCAAACAGAAATATTCTTTTGACAGCAACGGGAAACTGGCAAACTGTGAGAGCCGGGATCCATCCAAATGTGAGATCTTCATTGTGGAGGGAGATTCGGCGGGCGGTTCCGCCAAAACGGCCAGAGACCGGATGTATCAGGCCATCCTGCCGATCCGGGGGAAGATCTTGAACGTAGAGAAAGCCAGCATTGACAAGATCCTGGCCAACGCAGAGATCAAAACCATGATCAATGCTTTTGGCTGCGGATTTTCAGAAGGCTATGGCAATGATTTCGATATCAGCAAGCTGCGCTATGACAAGATCATCATCATGGCAGATGCGGACGTGGATGGAGCCCATATCTCCACCCTGCTGCTGACGCTGTTTTACCGGTTTATGCCGGAACTTATTTACGAAGGGCATGTGTATATCGCTATGCCGCCTCTGTATAAGGCTATGCCCAAGAAAGGGGAAGAAGAGTACCTGTACGACGATAAGGCTCTGGAACATTACCGGAAGACTCATGACGGCCCATTTACCCTTCAAAGATACAAAGGTCTGGGAGAAATGGACGCCCAGCAGCTTTGGGAGACGACCCTGAACCCGGAGAGCCGGATGCTGAAACTGGTGGAGATCGAGGACGCCAGGATGGCCTCTGGTGTGACAGAGATGTTGATGGGCACAGAAGTGCCGCCCAGAAGGACATTTATTTATGAAAATGCGCTGGAAGCAGAGCTGGACGTCTAA
- a CDS encoding stage II sporulation protein P yields MLILYAGFHINIHLPEEARMELNRFLGSKAEDTYLTGFAYCKDGSGEAPSRWAAEAAMELVPLGSYVEGKTMTDTAIEDQETYEMILAQQANDENAVDENGNLIGEEEKADTAQAASSAIDTSLEKLKNFDYLIGNFYTVDGSTAVDPEQLNAEILLSKNMKIDTKSDGPKVLVYHTHSQEAFADSKKGDESASIVGMGDYLTELLNDTYHISTIHHKGVYDLIDGQLDRSRAYELAEPKIQKILEENPSIEVVIDLHRDGVGESTHLVTEINGKPTAQIMFFNGMSRTKANGSIDYLKNPYIEDNLAFSLQMQLAAAEKYPGFTRRIYLKSYRYNMHLKPKTLLVEAGAQTNTVEEMRNAMEVLAETLDTVLTP; encoded by the coding sequence ATGTTGATCTTATATGCGGGATTTCACATAAATATCCATCTGCCGGAGGAAGCCAGAATGGAGCTGAACAGGTTCCTTGGAAGCAAAGCGGAGGATACGTACCTGACTGGATTTGCTTACTGTAAGGACGGGTCGGGAGAAGCGCCTTCCCGCTGGGCGGCAGAGGCAGCGATGGAACTTGTGCCTCTTGGCAGTTATGTGGAAGGGAAAACCATGACCGATACCGCCATTGAAGATCAGGAGACTTACGAAATGATTCTGGCCCAGCAGGCCAATGATGAAAATGCGGTAGACGAGAATGGGAATCTGATCGGAGAAGAGGAAAAGGCTGATACCGCCCAGGCAGCGTCTTCCGCAATAGATACCTCCCTTGAGAAATTAAAGAATTTTGATTATCTCATTGGAAATTTTTATACTGTGGACGGAAGTACCGCAGTAGACCCGGAACAACTGAACGCGGAAATACTTCTCAGTAAAAATATGAAGATCGATACAAAAAGCGATGGCCCGAAGGTTTTGGTCTATCATACCCATTCCCAGGAAGCCTTCGCTGATTCCAAGAAAGGGGATGAAAGCGCCTCCATTGTAGGAATGGGAGATTATCTGACGGAACTGTTGAACGATACGTATCATATCAGCACGATCCACCACAAAGGGGTCTACGATCTGATCGATGGACAGTTGGACCGGAGCCGTGCCTATGAGCTTGCGGAACCAAAGATCCAGAAGATCCTGGAAGAAAACCCGAGCATCGAGGTGGTTATCGACCTGCACAGGGACGGAGTGGGGGAATCGACCCATCTGGTGACAGAAATCAATGGGAAGCCAACGGCTCAGATCATGTTCTTTAACGGAATGAGCCGGACCAAAGCAAACGGCAGTATTGACTACCTCAAGAACCCGTACATAGAAGACAATCTTGCCTTCTCTCTTCAGATGCAGCTCGCGGCAGCGGAAAAATATCCGGGGTTCACCCGGAGGATCTATCTGAAGAGCTACCGCTATAATATGCACCTGAAACCCAAAACCCTTCTGGTAGAAGCCGGAGCGCAGACCAACACAGTGGAAGAGATGCGAAATGCCATGGAAGTGCTGGCGGAAACACTAGATACAGTGCTGACACCATAA
- a CDS encoding GPR endopeptidase has translation MIEKYSIRTDLALEQKERFESDHVEVQGVVLEEDYDEEREIRITKVKIETENGAKVMGKPVGTYITMEAPGMAVPDEDYHREISEELAKFLEGFLKMEKEDFSVLVVGLGNRMVTPDALGPYVVDHLNITRHIVKEYGKYAMGEERVRLVSAIVPGVMGQTGMETVEIVKGVVRETKPDMIIAIDALAARSSRRLNRTIQVTDTGINPGSGVGNHRSGLTKETVGVPVVAIGIPTVVDAATIVNDAMENLIAALETSEALKGVGVVLQGYNAAEKYELVRELISPHLNGLFVTPKDIDDTINRISYTLSEALNLLFSREERL, from the coding sequence ATGATTGAGAAGTATAGTATCAGAACGGACTTGGCACTGGAACAAAAAGAAAGGTTCGAGTCGGATCATGTGGAAGTGCAGGGCGTGGTTTTGGAAGAGGATTACGATGAAGAGAGGGAAATCCGTATCACCAAAGTGAAGATCGAGACGGAAAATGGAGCGAAGGTGATGGGAAAACCAGTAGGAACCTATATTACGATGGAGGCGCCGGGAATGGCGGTGCCGGACGAGGACTATCACCGGGAGATTTCGGAGGAACTGGCCAAATTCCTGGAAGGATTCTTGAAAATGGAAAAGGAAGACTTCTCTGTACTGGTGGTAGGGCTTGGGAACCGTATGGTAACGCCGGATGCGCTGGGCCCGTATGTGGTGGATCATCTGAATATTACCCGGCATATCGTGAAGGAATATGGGAAATACGCTATGGGAGAAGAAAGGGTACGCTTGGTGAGCGCTATCGTGCCTGGCGTTATGGGCCAGACGGGAATGGAGACGGTAGAGATCGTAAAAGGCGTGGTCCGGGAAACGAAACCGGACATGATCATTGCGATAGATGCGCTGGCGGCCAGAAGCTCCCGTCGACTGAACAGGACTATCCAGGTTACAGATACGGGGATCAATCCTGGATCCGGAGTAGGAAATCACCGCAGCGGCCTGACAAAAGAGACGGTGGGAGTTCCGGTGGTAGCGATCGGGATTCCTACGGTGGTGGATGCGGCTACGATCGTAAACGATGCCATGGAGAACCTGATCGCGGCGCTGGAAACTTCGGAAGCTTTGAAGGGAGTAGGCGTTGTCCTTCAGGGATATAATGCGGCGGAAAAATATGAATTGGTGCGGGAATTGATCTCTCCTCACCTGAACGGTCTCTTTGTCACCCCAAAGGATATTGACGATACTATCAATCGGATCAGCTATACCTTGTCTGAGGCTCTCAACCTGCTGTTCTCAAGAGAAGAACGCTTATGA
- a CDS encoding 30S ribosomal protein S20: protein MANIKSAKKRILVNETKAARNKAIKSKVKTAVKKVEAAVAEKDAEAAKTALKAAIVEIDKAGTKGVYHKNTCSRKISRLAKAVNGIA, encoded by the coding sequence TTGGCTAATATCAAATCTGCTAAGAAAAGGATTTTGGTAAACGAAACAAAAGCGGCTAGAAACAAAGCGATCAAATCTAAAGTAAAAACTGCTGTAAAGAAAGTAGAAGCTGCTGTCGCTGAGAAAGACGCAGAAGCTGCAAAGACAGCTTTGAAAGCGGCAATCGTTGAGATCGATAAGGCTGGAACAAAAGGTGTTTATCACAAAAACACATGCTCTAGAAAGATCTCCCGTTTAGCAAAAGCAGTCAACGGAATCGCTTAA
- a CDS encoding orotate phosphoribosyltransferase — protein MDGRFEDLRSVRNPKARIKIMKGHFATSNSHLNTYIDMSTIKTRHNNARETAKELAGEYLANTFVNTIVCLDETEVIGTFLAEQLADSSQLSLSAGNNISVVTPEYTPFGQIMFRDNKQRMVKNQQVLILAASVTTGKTINRAIESILYYGGTICGICAIFSAVTKIAGMDIKTIFTSKDVPDYRAYEAGNCPMCQEGGRVEALVNSFGYSKLE, from the coding sequence ATGGATGGGAGATTTGAAGACCTGCGTTCGGTGAGAAATCCAAAAGCACGTATTAAAATTATGAAAGGACATTTTGCTACTAGTAACTCACATTTGAATACATATATCGATATGTCAACGATAAAAACCAGACATAATAATGCGAGGGAGACCGCAAAAGAGCTGGCGGGGGAGTATTTGGCCAATACTTTTGTAAATACGATTGTCTGTTTGGATGAGACAGAAGTGATTGGGACATTTTTGGCGGAGCAGCTGGCGGATTCCAGCCAGTTGTCTTTAAGCGCGGGAAATAATATTTCCGTAGTAACGCCAGAATACACGCCTTTTGGCCAGATTATGTTCAGGGATAATAAACAGCGAATGGTCAAGAATCAGCAGGTGTTGATTCTGGCTGCTTCTGTTACCACAGGGAAAACCATTAACAGGGCGATTGAATCTATACTTTACTATGGCGGAACTATATGTGGGATTTGTGCGATTTTCAGCGCAGTTACGAAAATTGCGGGAATGGATATTAAAACAATATTTACAAGTAAAGATGTGCCTGATTACCGCGCCTATGAGGCGGGAAACTGTCCTATGTGCCAGGAGGGCGGCAGAGTAGAGGCTCTTGTTAATAGTTTTGGATACTCTAAATTGGAGTAA
- the ilvC gene encoding ketol-acid reductoisomerase — MAARIYYQEDCNLSLLEGKKIAVIGYGSQGHAHALNLKESGCDVIVGLYEGSKSWAKAEAQGLKVYTAAEAAKQADIIMILINDEKQTAMYKKDIEPNLEEGNMLMFAHGFCIHFGQIVPPANVDVTMIAPKAPGHTVRSEYLAGKGTPCLVAVEQDYTGKALDTALAYALAIGGARAGVLETTFRTETETDLFGEQAVLCGGICALMQAGFDTLVEAGYDPRNAYFECVHEMKLIVDLIYESGFAGMRYSISNTAEYGDYITGPKIITDETRKTMKKILADIQDGSFAKEFLLDMSSAGGQAHFRAMRKLASEHASEKVGKEVRSLYSWSDSDKLINN, encoded by the coding sequence ATGGCAGCAAGAATTTATTATCAGGAAGATTGTAATTTATCTTTACTGGAAGGAAAGAAGATTGCGGTTATTGGTTACGGAAGCCAGGGACACGCGCATGCGCTGAATTTGAAAGAATCCGGCTGCGATGTGATCGTTGGTCTTTACGAGGGAAGTAAATCCTGGGCAAAGGCTGAGGCGCAGGGATTGAAAGTTTATACAGCGGCAGAAGCGGCAAAACAGGCAGATATCATCATGATTCTGATCAATGATGAGAAACAGACCGCAATGTATAAAAAAGATATCGAGCCAAATCTGGAAGAAGGAAATATGCTGATGTTCGCACACGGATTCTGTATCCACTTCGGACAGATCGTACCTCCGGCAAATGTGGACGTTACCATGATCGCGCCAAAGGCTCCTGGCCATACCGTAAGAAGCGAATATCTGGCTGGAAAAGGAACACCGTGTCTGGTGGCTGTTGAACAGGATTACACCGGAAAAGCACTGGATACAGCTTTGGCATATGCGCTGGCAATCGGCGGGGCAAGAGCGGGCGTTCTGGAGACAACCTTCCGTACTGAGACCGAGACAGACCTCTTTGGCGAGCAGGCAGTGCTGTGCGGCGGTATCTGCGCGCTGATGCAGGCAGGATTCGACACATTGGTAGAGGCTGGATATGATCCAAGAAACGCGTACTTCGAGTGTGTACACGAGATGAAACTGATCGTAGATCTGATCTATGAATCCGGTTTCGCGGGAATGAGATACTCCATTTCCAACACCGCAGAATACGGCGATTACATTACAGGGCCAAAGATCATCACTGATGAGACCAGAAAGACTATGAAGAAGATCCTGGCAGATATCCAGGACGGCTCCTTCGCAAAAGAGTTCCTTCTGGATATGTCCTCCGCCGGCGGACAGGCGCACTTCCGCGCAATGAGGAAACTGGCCTCCGAGCACGCTTCTGAGAAAGTCGGAAAAGAAGTAAGAAGTCTTTACAGCTGGAGCGATTCCGATAAACTGATCAATAATTAG
- the ilvN gene encoding acetolactate synthase small subunit produces the protein MQRVYSLLVDNNPGVLSRISGLFSRRGYSIDSITAGVTADPRFTRITIVASGDELILSQIEKQVRKLEDVVEIKVLQPDDSVYRELIMVKIRADRAERAEIISVADIFRAKIVDVEKESLIVELTGAQSKLEAFLNLLEGYEILELARTGITGLNRGTKNVTLIDQDGNIKKM, from the coding sequence ATGCAAAGAGTATATTCACTATTAGTTGACAATAATCCAGGTGTGTTAAGCCGGATATCCGGGCTTTTCAGCCGCAGAGGATACAGCATCGACAGTATTACTGCCGGAGTGACCGCGGATCCTAGATTTACCAGGATCACCATCGTGGCAAGCGGAGACGAACTGATTCTGTCCCAGATTGAGAAGCAGGTAAGAAAATTAGAAGATGTGGTAGAGATCAAAGTACTGCAGCCGGATGATTCGGTTTACCGGGAACTGATCATGGTCAAGATCCGGGCGGACAGAGCTGAGCGGGCAGAGATCATTTCCGTGGCGGATATTTTCCGTGCGAAGATCGTAGATGTGGAAAAAGAGTCTCTGATCGTAGAGCTGACGGGAGCTCAATCTAAGCTGGAAGCATTTCTTAATCTGCTGGAAGGGTATGAGATCCTGGAGCTTGCAAGGACTGGGATCACCGGCCTGAACCGGGGGACGAAGAACGTAACCCTGATCGATCAGGACGGAAACATAAAGAAAATGTAG
- a CDS encoding radical SAM protein yields the protein MEYEGQICRAPMERGSFMLPVMVGCSYNQCRFCMLFKHLKFRVLPLEQIEKELQRVEAAGGRPEKIFLGDGNAFDLETERLLQILDLIHQYFPECRTINMDATVTGIHNKSEAQLCRLRREGVSHLYLGIESGLDDVLRLMKKDHTISQAYRETERLKEAGLVYDAHMMTGIAGKGRGIENGERTAEFFNRTGPSRIVNFSLFLHRSAPLYQEIQKGIFTPADERENLEEEDRLLSLLEVPGLEYDGFHDFLEVRVRGKLPKDREKMRAKIQMALAGLDGKEPIFAFVD from the coding sequence ATGGAATATGAAGGACAGATCTGCAGAGCGCCTATGGAGCGGGGCTCTTTTATGCTTCCTGTGATGGTGGGCTGCTCTTACAACCAATGCCGGTTCTGTATGCTGTTTAAGCACTTGAAGTTCCGGGTTCTCCCGCTGGAACAGATCGAGAAAGAACTCCAAAGAGTGGAGGCTGCCGGCGGAAGACCGGAGAAGATCTTTCTGGGAGATGGGAATGCGTTTGACTTAGAGACGGAACGGCTGCTTCAGATTCTGGATCTGATCCACCAATATTTCCCAGAGTGCAGGACCATCAATATGGATGCTACGGTGACAGGGATACATAACAAATCGGAGGCTCAGCTTTGCAGGCTGCGCCGGGAAGGAGTCAGCCATCTTTACCTTGGGATTGAAAGCGGGCTGGATGATGTGCTGCGGCTTATGAAAAAAGACCATACCATTTCCCAGGCTTACCGGGAGACAGAGCGGCTGAAAGAAGCGGGGCTGGTCTATGACGCCCATATGATGACCGGGATCGCGGGAAAGGGCCGTGGAATTGAGAATGGAGAGAGGACCGCGGAATTTTTTAACCGGACTGGGCCGAGCAGGATCGTGAATTTCTCCCTATTTCTTCATCGAAGCGCGCCTTTGTACCAAGAGATTCAAAAAGGAATCTTTACACCGGCGGATGAGAGGGAGAATCTGGAGGAAGAAGACAGGCTTCTTTCTCTTTTAGAGGTGCCCGGCTTGGAATATGATGGATTTCATGATTTCCTGGAAGTACGAGTACGGGGAAAGCTTCCTAAAGACCGGGAAAAGATGCGGGCAAAGATTCAAATGGCCCTTGCGGGATTAGATGGAAAAGAACCAATATTTGCTTTTGTAGATTAA